A window from Puniceicoccales bacterium encodes these proteins:
- a CDS encoding CesT family type III secretion system chaperone — protein sequence MEWGDAIGVLSEFFRVEDWETEIGGVYEIVLDKAIELKVYKAGSSTIVFNGIAGVTIDNNKQSESVLKKILQWNFGRIKDNNDTLSIDVPQRRLMITRKLELRDMDDYGIILEAESFVANLSFWSDATIGNPPPMVGQSMQLLNFLR from the coding sequence ATGGAGTGGGGTGATGCAATAGGTGTCCTATCGGAGTTTTTTAGAGTCGAAGATTGGGAAACTGAAATTGGCGGTGTATATGAAATTGTACTTGATAAAGCCATTGAGCTCAAGGTATATAAAGCGGGAAGCAGTACCATTGTATTCAATGGTATTGCCGGAGTAACCATCGATAACAATAAACAATCTGAATCGGTTTTAAAAAAAATTCTTCAATGGAATTTCGGTAGGATAAAAGATAACAATGACACTCTCTCCATCGATGTACCTCAGCGAAGATTGATGATCACACGCAAACTTGAACTACGAGATATGGACGATTATGGAATAATTCTGGAAGCAGAATCCTTTGTGGCAAATCTATCTTTTTGGTCCGATGCAACCATTGGCAATCCTCCACCCATGGTCGGACAATCCATGCAATTACTAAATTTCCTAAGGTAA